A single genomic interval of Spirochaetota bacterium harbors:
- a CDS encoding ABC transporter substrate-binding protein, with the protein MTGKRYIAAIAVLGLAGMVLHDGCSRGDNVKIAVMTRLQSGSTVGSSEINACKLFLEERGVRNIEIAPFNDDWEPRRALEAYAEMRSQGVRILITSHVSTCALALRESINRDRVFTMVTGSATEELSGSDDYIFRNVQDVRTEQKSMAEYVNGLPGGALLVIRDTDNHSYTTPALGYFLAGLKKHSVRVIDFSVSSLDTAALEGEIRKRPFDNVYMLVGGYKVVAGTIAQMAKKASPGARILFTPWMKTPALLQTLGGAVKDAVMPSHYPPRGESRAVDEYVTEFKKRFGYAPTYISLNVYAALEILSAAVAEGNTTPDEIKSYILETKRFETRFGPVVFDAYGDVTRPLYFITGLENEF; encoded by the coding sequence ATGACCGGGAAACGATATATCGCCGCGATTGCGGTACTGGGCCTTGCCGGAATGGTGTTGCATGACGGGTGTTCCCGCGGGGACAATGTCAAAATAGCCGTCATGACCAGGCTCCAGTCCGGGTCCACCGTAGGGTCGAGCGAGATCAACGCCTGCAAGCTCTTCCTTGAAGAGCGCGGAGTGCGGAACATCGAGATCGCGCCTTTCAACGACGACTGGGAGCCAAGGCGGGCCCTCGAGGCATATGCCGAGATGCGTTCGCAGGGTGTACGGATACTGATTACCAGCCACGTCTCCACCTGCGCGCTCGCCCTGCGGGAATCGATAAACAGGGACCGGGTCTTCACCATGGTCACCGGCTCGGCCACTGAAGAGCTCTCGGGAAGCGACGATTATATATTCCGCAACGTGCAGGACGTCCGCACCGAGCAGAAGAGCATGGCCGAATACGTCAACGGCCTTCCGGGAGGGGCGCTTCTCGTTATCCGCGATACTGACAACCATTCATACACCACGCCGGCACTGGGGTATTTCCTGGCGGGTCTTAAAAAGCACTCGGTCCGGGTGATCGACTTTTCGGTCTCCTCGCTCGATACGGCGGCGCTCGAGGGCGAAATACGAAAACGGCCCTTCGATAACGTTTATATGCTTGTGGGCGGATACAAGGTGGTGGCGGGAACGATCGCCCAGATGGCGAAAAAGGCGAGCCCCGGCGCCCGGATACTCTTTACCCCCTGGATGAAGACCCCGGCCCTTCTGCAAACGCTCGGCGGCGCCGTGAAGGACGCTGTTATGCCTTCGCATTACCCGCCCCGGGGCGAGTCCAGGGCCGTCGACGAGTATGTGACCGAATTCAAAAAGCGTTTCGGCTACGCCCCCACGTACATCAGCCTGAACGTCTACGCGGCCCTGGAGATACTTTCGGCCGCGGTCGCGGAGGGAAACACGACACCCGATGAAATCAAATCCTATATTCTCGAAACAAAAAGGTTTGAGACCAGGTTCGGCCCGGTGGTCTTCGATGCGTACGGCGACGTCACGAGGCCGTTGTACTTTATAACAGGTCTCGAAAATGAATTTTAG
- a CDS encoding histidine kinase dimerization/phosphoacceptor domain -containing protein, translating into MNFRPMRSIRNIFAALEGVTLVVAILFVVVLFRLIGGEIKNSFLRGQALDVDMVETTIMRFIEENRSLFAVFVGIPDKNTSSTLLDNFTDIYYCDTGYVITRIVKKEPGSPIFPGYDLGENMLSGMLAKIDGSTPVVSAVFRSPEDERLSVYVGARTGPGYLVGRIGFAPLNSALQRIADHSGSIVIIATEDGYILSSSGNPLNIHILPDGESSEMNVAGVDYLYMRKHSQALGKDIAILTPGSTVYALLNSVERYSRLFIILFALIILAKIVGQTVLIMRPFDRFSALIRRWEPDAPATEVPPEFFQYEEIASLYKSFNDKSEQIHDAVKALRESEGLLKIQRDLGMALGSAAELAPAVELILEAALRIEGIDSGGIYLVDEETGAVELACSAGLSIEFMNAVKRYDVDSPNARVVMEGLPRYLERHEIGDNTPDITRQATVLREGLKALAVVPVQYRGKSIACINLASRSVSLIPQSLRDTLESMASMLGSAIVRIQNQGRVAASLREKEILLKEIHHRVKNNFQVIISLLNLHSNNIKNEELLRHFNDSRNRIRAMALIHEKLYQSGDFANVDFAAHMETLASELCSLYSSPSNPVACRFNVERINIPIDLAIPCSLIVNEILSNSFKYAFPPSWGGSAEILLKMRGREDGSVELEISDNGVGIPEGVEMGAADARTLGLSLIGLLAHQIKATLELDRAGGTRYTIVFRGGE; encoded by the coding sequence ATGAATTTTAGGCCGATGCGCTCCATACGAAACATCTTCGCAGCGCTCGAGGGCGTCACTCTGGTTGTCGCGATCCTCTTTGTGGTGGTGCTTTTCCGCCTCATTGGGGGCGAGATTAAGAATTCTTTTCTTAGAGGCCAGGCGCTCGATGTAGACATGGTCGAGACGACCATCATGCGTTTCATCGAGGAGAACAGAAGCCTGTTCGCCGTTTTTGTCGGCATACCCGACAAAAACACGTCCTCCACGCTCCTTGACAATTTTACCGATATATATTACTGCGATACCGGTTACGTCATTACCCGTATCGTCAAGAAAGAGCCGGGAAGCCCGATTTTTCCCGGTTACGACCTGGGCGAAAACATGCTCTCGGGAATGCTCGCGAAGATCGACGGCTCAACGCCGGTTGTTTCGGCCGTGTTTCGCTCGCCCGAGGACGAGCGGCTGAGCGTCTACGTGGGCGCGCGGACGGGTCCGGGGTATTTGGTTGGCAGGATCGGGTTCGCCCCTCTCAACTCGGCGCTTCAGAGAATCGCGGATCACAGCGGCAGTATCGTGATCATCGCCACGGAGGACGGTTATATTCTTTCGAGTTCGGGAAACCCGCTGAACATCCATATATTGCCCGACGGAGAAAGCAGCGAGATGAACGTCGCCGGGGTCGATTACCTTTACATGCGCAAGCACAGCCAGGCACTCGGCAAAGACATCGCCATCCTCACGCCGGGCAGCACGGTGTACGCGCTTTTAAACAGCGTAGAGCGTTACTCGCGCCTGTTCATCATACTCTTCGCGCTGATAATACTCGCCAAGATCGTCGGGCAGACGGTGCTGATCATGCGCCCCTTCGACAGGTTCAGCGCCCTCATACGGCGCTGGGAGCCCGACGCGCCGGCCACCGAGGTCCCGCCGGAATTTTTTCAGTACGAGGAGATCGCTTCGCTCTATAAAAGCTTCAACGACAAGTCGGAGCAGATACATGACGCGGTGAAGGCGCTCCGGGAAAGCGAGGGGCTCCTTAAAATTCAGCGCGATCTCGGCATGGCGCTGGGAAGCGCCGCGGAGCTCGCTCCGGCGGTCGAGCTCATACTCGAGGCCGCGCTCAGGATCGAGGGGATTGACAGCGGGGGCATCTATCTCGTCGACGAAGAGACGGGTGCGGTCGAGCTGGCGTGCTCCGCCGGCCTTTCAATTGAATTCATGAACGCGGTGAAACGGTACGACGTTGATTCCCCGAACGCGCGCGTTGTCATGGAGGGGCTGCCGCGCTATCTCGAGCGTCACGAAATCGGCGATAATACGCCGGACATAACACGGCAGGCGACTGTCTTGCGGGAGGGACTAAAGGCGCTTGCCGTGGTGCCGGTCCAGTACCGGGGCAAGAGCATCGCCTGTATAAACCTTGCCTCCAGGAGCGTCTCCCTCATCCCGCAGTCCTTGCGCGACACGCTCGAGTCAATGGCCTCCATGCTGGGTAGCGCTATCGTCCGCATACAGAACCAAGGCCGGGTGGCGGCCTCGCTGCGCGAAAAGGAAATCCTCCTTAAAGAGATACACCACCGGGTGAAGAACAATTTCCAGGTGATAATAAGCCTGCTCAACCTGCACTCGAATAACATAAAGAACGAGGAGCTGCTGCGGCATTTCAACGATTCGCGCAACCGCATCCGCGCGATGGCCCTCATCCACGAGAAGCTCTACCAGTCAGGCGATTTCGCCAACGTAGACTTCGCCGCGCACATGGAGACGCTCGCCTCGGAGCTCTGTTCGCTCTATTCCTCTCCCTCGAATCCCGTCGCGTGCAGGTTCAACGTCGAGCGGATCAACATCCCGATCGATCTCGCCATTCCCTGTTCGCTCATCGTCAACGAGATCCTTTCCAACTCGTTTAAATACGCGTTCCCCCCTTCGTGGGGGGGGAGCGCCGAAATACTTCTAAAAATGCGCGGGCGGGAAGACGGTTCGGTCGAGCTTGAAATATCGGATAACGGCGTCGGAATCCC
- a CDS encoding bacteriohemerythrin translates to MPFLSWNDKYAVGVAEIDEQHRHLFKLTNDFHDALTVGSARRNLGDALDALVDYARRHFGSEEKLMSECAYPELANQKIEHDRLTREALEFRARFMEGKPVSTLEFAKVLSDWLVNHIIVMDKKIGIYIKTRGAK, encoded by the coding sequence ATGCCGTTTCTATCCTGGAACGATAAATACGCGGTCGGCGTCGCCGAGATCGACGAGCAGCACCGCCACCTCTTCAAACTCACCAACGATTTCCACGACGCGCTGACCGTCGGCTCGGCGAGGCGGAACCTGGGCGACGCGCTCGACGCGCTGGTCGACTACGCCCGCCGCCACTTCGGCTCGGAAGAGAAGCTCATGAGCGAGTGCGCTTATCCGGAGCTCGCGAACCAGAAGATCGAGCACGACCGGCTTACACGCGAGGCGCTCGAATTCAGGGCGCGCTTCATGGAAGGGAAGCCCGTCTCGACACTCGAGTTCGCCAAAGTTCTCTCGGACTGGCTCGTCAATCATATCATCGTAATGGACAAGAAGATCGGCATCTACATCAAAACGAGGGGCGCGAAGTAG
- a CDS encoding MBL fold metallo-hydrolase produces the protein MTIRSPSRSLARMVLISLQSGSNGNCVYVESGGVRLLFDAGISGRRARERLAAHGRDIRGVDALIISHDHADHVSCAGVYHRMFGAPLLVSDRTLDAACAKYEMRRLSDVRHFRPGETLRFGHVRVQTIPTPHDGADGAAFVVDDGNVRLAVLTDLGHVFGDLRSVIASADAVFLESNYDPGMLAGGPYPAALKRRISGAGGHLSNEEAAALLAGSASSGLRWVCLAHLSQENNTPEHALAAHRNALGSGVVLHLAPRYGTSPLLKL, from the coding sequence GTGACAATCCGCTCCCCCAGCCGTAGCCTTGCGCGCATGGTGCTCATCTCGCTCCAGTCCGGAAGCAACGGCAACTGCGTTTACGTGGAGTCCGGCGGCGTGCGCCTCCTCTTCGACGCAGGGATCAGCGGCCGAAGGGCGCGCGAGCGGCTGGCCGCACACGGGCGCGACATCCGCGGCGTCGACGCGCTCATTATATCGCACGACCACGCCGATCACGTCTCATGTGCGGGCGTGTATCACCGCATGTTCGGAGCGCCGCTTCTCGTCTCCGATCGCACGCTCGATGCGGCGTGCGCGAAGTATGAGATGCGACGCCTGAGCGACGTGCGCCATTTCCGGCCCGGCGAAACGCTCCGCTTCGGACACGTACGCGTACAGACCATCCCAACGCCCCACGACGGCGCCGACGGGGCCGCCTTCGTGGTCGATGACGGAAATGTCCGTCTTGCCGTCCTTACCGACCTGGGGCACGTCTTCGGCGACCTGCGTTCGGTCATCGCCTCGGCCGACGCCGTTTTCCTGGAAAGCAACTACGATCCGGGCATGCTCGCCGGTGGGCCGTATCCCGCCGCGCTCAAGCGGCGTATCAGCGGCGCGGGCGGGCACCTCTCGAACGAGGAGGCGGCGGCGCTCCTTGCCGGTTCCGCTTCGTCTGGGCTCAGATGGGTGTGCCTGGCGCACCTTTCGCAGGAAAACAATACGCCCGAACATGCGCTTGCCGCGCACCGGAACGCGCTGGGAAGCGGCGTTGTCCTGCACCTGGCCCCGCGTTACGGCACATCCCCCTTGCTCAAACTCTGA
- a CDS encoding bile acid:sodium symporter family protein, with protein sequence MNQTGLKGGRAATAIRATVALVIALFVSSIAYADEDMYRRLSIAAKGTGDLTLIKKLNEASRKLDWRNANETEFQGHLRLLKASAATVTGDATSIFLVRSIKGELFILAVPSKETLEKEGLASRYANLEKMLEDRLTFKIQTIKGTVDGETYLFAHFMEKPKQLPLDRIFKISIVLMLFFVMLGMGLTLTMKDFKIVFQKPKGMLAGAFLQWAIMPLVAVGLGRALGFYEAFPFVFVGMVLIAVSPGGVTSNLMTYYAKGDLALSISLTSFSTVLSIFFTPLLLTVYCAHVPEVSIPVKMVIQTIIILVIVPLAVGMSVRNRWPNFATKATPFFSALGVIALLFLIGAGLLGNLDMFSDTERYGFAFYTMVFVLTLMGMLLGAVIPKLIGINNYQTRAISLETGLRNASLAMAIALLIQDYMGDFYSSMFFTSAIFGLWMYVAGFISIAIYKKLLPVKPASEYEFPVENGEY encoded by the coding sequence ATGAATCAAACCGGTCTAAAAGGCGGAAGAGCCGCAACCGCCATTCGAGCGACGGTGGCGCTGGTCATCGCGCTATTCGTTTCATCCATCGCATACGCCGACGAAGATATGTACCGCCGCCTTTCCATAGCCGCAAAGGGCACCGGAGACCTGACGCTCATCAAGAAGCTCAACGAGGCGTCGAGGAAGCTGGACTGGAGGAACGCGAACGAAACCGAGTTTCAGGGCCACCTGAGGCTTTTAAAAGCAAGCGCGGCCACGGTGACCGGTGATGCGACCAGCATCTTTCTGGTGCGCAGCATCAAGGGAGAGCTTTTCATCCTCGCCGTACCGTCGAAGGAAACACTCGAAAAAGAGGGCTTAGCGTCGCGCTACGCGAACCTCGAAAAAATGCTCGAGGACAGGCTGACGTTCAAGATCCAGACCATAAAGGGAACCGTGGACGGCGAGACCTACTTATTCGCCCATTTCATGGAGAAGCCCAAACAGCTCCCTCTGGACAGGATATTCAAGATATCGATCGTCCTCATGCTCTTTTTCGTAATGCTGGGCATGGGCCTCACTCTTACCATGAAGGACTTCAAGATCGTGTTCCAGAAACCGAAGGGTATGCTTGCCGGCGCGTTTTTACAGTGGGCGATCATGCCGCTTGTCGCCGTCGGGCTTGGCAGGGCGCTCGGTTTTTACGAGGCATTCCCCTTCGTCTTCGTCGGAATGGTGCTCATCGCGGTGAGCCCCGGCGGGGTCACCTCGAACCTCATGACCTACTATGCCAAGGGCGACCTCGCGCTTTCGATTTCGCTCACCTCGTTCTCGACGGTGCTCTCCATCTTCTTCACACCGCTTCTGCTCACGGTCTATTGCGCTCATGTTCCCGAGGTCAGCATCCCGGTGAAAATGGTCATCCAGACCATCATCATACTGGTGATCGTCCCGCTTGCGGTGGGCATGTCGGTCCGCAACCGCTGGCCGAACTTCGCGACGAAGGCGACGCCTTTCTTCTCGGCGCTTGGCGTCATCGCGCTCCTCTTCCTCATCGGCGCGGGGCTGCTCGGCAACCTCGATATGTTCTCCGACACCGAGCGCTACGGATTCGCGTTTTACACCATGGTCTTCGTCCTGACGCTGATGGGAATGCTCCTCGGGGCCGTGATTCCGAAGCTCATCGGCATCAACAACTATCAGACCAGGGCCATTTCGCTCGAGACGGGACTGCGCAACGCCTCGCTCGCCATGGCGATCGCTCTTCTCATTCAGGATTACATGGGCGACTTCTACAGCTCGATGTTCTTCACCTCGGCGATCTTCGGCCTGTGGATGTACGTGGCGGGATTTATCTCGATAGCGATTTACAAAAAGCTGCTTCCGGTTAAGCCGGCATCCGAATACGAATTCCCGGTCGAAAACGGGGAATACTGA
- a CDS encoding nucleotidyltransferase domain-containing protein encodes MDEITDRKIREYADLVRRIMPVSAIVLYGSHARGEERGDSDIDIAVVVDELRGDFLDVNARLFALCREVDVAIEPKLIVKKNNASGFLESILKYGKVIDPE; translated from the coding sequence ATGGATGAGATCACTGATAGAAAAATAAGGGAATACGCCGATCTTGTCAGGCGCATCATGCCCGTCAGCGCGATCGTTTTATACGGCAGCCATGCGCGAGGGGAAGAGCGCGGGGACAGCGATATCGATATCGCCGTTGTGGTCGACGAGCTGAGAGGGGATTTTCTCGATGTAAACGCGCGCCTGTTCGCCCTGTGTCGCGAAGTGGACGTCGCGATAGAGCCGAAGCTCATTGTAAAAAAGAACAACGCGAGCGGGTTCCTCGAAAGCATCTTGAAGTACGGTAAAGTGATCGATCCCGAATAA